One Myxococcaceae bacterium JPH2 genomic window, GACGGGGTGTTGAAAAGTGGCGACGCCCCTTCCGCAATGAAAGGGGCGTTCCCATCTTCGTGCCCATAGAATCCGCCGTTCCCGCAGTTGTTGCCCTCCCTGAGGCCCTGCCATGTCTCACATCCTGGTCGTCGATGACGATGCGAGCCACCGCACGCTCATCTGCGATGCCCTCGAGGAGATGGGCTACCGCACGGAGCAGGCGGGCAATGGCCGCGAGGCGTTGGACCAGCTGGAGGGCGACATGCCGGGCGCGGTGTTGCTGGACCTGCGCATGCCGGTGATGAGCGGTTGGGGCCTGCTGGACGCGCTGAAGAAGATGCCGCGCGCGCGCGCGCTGCCCATCATCATCATCTCGGGCTACGGCTTCGAGTGGGAGGCCGAGCTGGTGGGCGCCGCCGGCTACATCTCCAAGCCCGTGGACCTGGACAAGGTGCGGATGACGGTGCAGCAGATCGTCGGTCCGCCCGAGATTGCCCTGGTGCACTGAGCGTCCGTCATCCGGGGGATTGTTCGCCCCACCCAGCCTCGGGTGAGATGGTGGGCACTCTCCATGACGCCCCCCTCTCCTGCTGACCTGGCCGTCGACGCCCGCGGGCTCGTGAAGCGCTTCG contains:
- a CDS encoding response regulator — its product is MSHILVVDDDASHRTLICDALEEMGYRTEQAGNGREALDQLEGDMPGAVLLDLRMPVMSGWGLLDALKKMPRARALPIIIISGYGFEWEAELVGAAGYISKPVDLDKVRMTVQQIVGPPEIALVH